TAAGGGGTATGGAACTCTTGCCCGCAAATAGTTCATCTCCCTGTAATTTTGAACATACCATAATGCAAAGAGGTTACTCTATGGTagacaaagaaataaaaatcttATTTTGATGGTTGATAGAGAGTGAGAGATAAAGAAAGAGATGATTACTGTATTTCGTCCATTTATGGATATTTATAAAAGTAATTTGAGTCTAAATAGGTAGCCTTTGTGACTTGTTGGTTTAAACTTTCATCTGAAATTATTTTGATGTTTACCTTATATTAGTGTCACTTCAGAATGTTAGGCTACTATTCAGTAAAGAGTATTACCAAAATAAATAGGAAAGATGTGTGGGAAATGTCCACAATGGAGTAACTTTTTTTACAACTGCAGCTCCATTTGATAGTTATTTATGTCATTTTACAGAATCCACTGTCTTACTTTTGGTGATTTTTTGCAGGACATTGCTGCCAGAGAAGTAAAGAAGAGGCGTCCTGCTACTAAGAATCCTTACTCTAGGTAAATGATTGGTGTTACTTTGGTTTGATCATGTTAATAAGATTGTTATGAACTTATGAGGATTGCCTGAATGTCAAAGTAGGTTACGAACTTTTATTATGCTTAAGAATGCAATTGAATTGAAAAAAAAGGTTTGAAAGATTAGTTGTACTTGATCCTGAATTCTACTGTCTACCATGTGAAGATGAGTGGCAACAAGGGGTAGTTATTTGTACATGTTTAGAGGTGTTTAATGATGTTTCAACCAAGTTTGTAGGGATTAAGTATCCAACTGCAAATCCGCACTACAATGGGTGTATGAAGTTAACAAGTGCATCAAATAATGGGAACACATGGAGTATGAGTATATCATAGAAACAGGGTTGAAGATGAGGAAAAAGTTCAATGCATATTGGCTTGACAGTAATTTGGTTATGATCATTGGAGctgtgttagatcctagatacAAGGCAAGATGAGTAGAGTTTCGTTATAAGAAGTTGTATGGATTAAGTGGCTATGCAGtgaagtataaaaaattcaaaacaCAATTGGAATCTCTTTTGAATGCATatgattcacaaaactcaaatgcAGATGAACACTATTTTAGCGGCCGCGGCTCTGTCTCTAGCTCAAGTATGATGGATTCAGGCAATCTAGATGAGGTACGTGATGCTGACTATGATGAGTTTATGATGGAAACATTGAATTTGAGGTGCAGAAATCTGAGTTGGATAAGTACTTAGAAGAACCAGTGCTTAGCAAAGGCTCACCAAAAGATGAATATTTGTTTGAAATCTTGAGTTGGTGGAAGCTAAATGCACCTAAGTACTCAACTTTTGCAAAGATGGCAAGAGATATCTTGGCTATCCCAGTCACCAATGTGGCATCCGAAACAATGTTCAACGCAAGTGGTTGAGTGCTTACAACACACAAATCTTCATTAGATCCAGAGGTTGTTGAAGCATTGTTGTGCTTAAGCGATTGGTTGCCAGACTTCTTTTGTGAaggtaacattttttttttgcttaaactCAGTCCATAATAGTTCTATTATTACTTATGTAGTTATGTATCTTATCTAATGTTGTTGACTTGTTATAATGCAGATATGGAAATCGAAGAAGAATGAAGACAAGAGAGTCAGAGACTGAAGAGTGACAGATACTTCATACTTAGTGTTCTGAAGTTTCTTACTTTCTTTAGCATTTGCTTGTGCttcttttcatgtatgtgtgAGAGTAAGAGGCTTAGAGACATAACTACTTAAGAGTAATGTTTTAAGACTGTTTATGTGTTGAATGTGTTTTTGAAGACAATTTGGACGGTATGTATGAGAAATAGAACTTAAATTTCACTTCTGCATATCGTTTacagattttagtttttttttgtcagAACCTGATATTATCAGATAAGTATACGATATCTGATAGCTTAACCTATTGGAATCGATATCTGacttttgatatcctataggatattatcagatatcgaatatccgatagtgCTTAACCTATCAGATActgatttctaaatatccgacggatattcatccattgacaggcctagttatgcgacatcgtctcataaatataaagatgaatataacttgagaaataggttgttcagtcttcacttaccttttgttgaaaaagttctccaaaagcttcggttgatcttcgccttcaaatggtagaacgcaatgatgactgtcgcgacgtccgtttctcaactacacttttatcctaatccgagacttaactaattgtagaatagaaatcaaaatatagttttgacaactgaatatgacaacaagcttgagatagaaacactcgtgagttcgaccgagcaatgctctaaaaaaatcaactaaaaAATAGCTGTATAATTTATTATGCAGCTACAAAATTGTTCGCATAACCTGCTATGCAATCATGAAAGTAGtcacataacttgttatgcaacaACAAATATAGTTGCTTAACCAGTTATGCAGTCGAAGAAATGCTTTCATAATGCATAATGCAATCAATTTTTTGTCAGCATTGAAATCGACCAAAAAAATTGGTCACATAATCTGTTATGTAGCTACGAAAACGAcagcataatctgttatgcagttGAGACGATGCATAACTTTTGTGTAGCGATTTTGATGACTGCATAATGATTTTTCATCCACTAGCAAATTCTTGCTTCGGATAAAGTGGTTGAATAACTCGTAAAAGTGTATGCATATGCTGGCGTATTGCATCTGCATCCTTATTTTTGTTATGCATCCATTATGGTGGATGCACAACATTTTCTAACAACTGCAAAACATGTTATGTTTCCACTAACTAGCATTTACGCCTAAAAGAATAATTATTTCAGTTTTttacttaaaaataaataaatttgatattgttatttatactcgttgtgtagatctctttaaaatctttccaatgagataaaatttgtaaaattccaaggcatgattttttagatatattatactctagtttgTTTACTagttatacccctgaaaaaataggatgCATAAGGGCAGTTCCTATGGAACTaaactgaaaaataaaaaattacaaagcCAGGTGGATTAACAAAGGTGGATTTCTACTATGGGAAAAGTAATGGGCGGTTGGTGAAGAAACGCGCGGGTGGAGAAAATCCGTGGTGGCTGTAGGAAACGAAAAGGTCGCTGAACATCCGCTGGAGGATGCACGTGATCCGTCAACGGTAAAAATCCAACGTTTCTTTCCCCAACGGCTATAATTTCAATACCTTATAAATTCTTTCATTTACATCAATTTTCACTCACACCATTCACTTTATTCTTCCTAATTTCTTTAAATAAAATCTCCTACTTGTTATTTATAATTTGTAGTATAAAATAATGGTGATGAGGGCTACCATAAACAgtttaaggaaaaaaaagagaTCGAAAAGGTGGAAGACTACCCGTGCCTGCTATAAATGTCGAATACACTCAAAATCGTGCTGCAAAGTTTGCTTCGCGAGtgtagttgttgctccataattAGTTGTGGGTCATGGATCAGAGCATCAAGAGCAGTCCAGTTATTATAAATGAGATGTGGATACCGAGATTTAAATGTTGTTTATCTAGGTCTACCCACTCCAGTCCGAGAAAGAAGAGCAGATAGATATCACTGGGTCGGTTTTATTATGTAAATCACAGAAAACACAATTGCGTGCTTACAAGAATAATTATAGAAAGGTGGTGTCCAACGACACATACGTTTCATTTCATGGACTTTGAAATTAATAAGTTTATTtaactaaaattaaaatttatttttaagcaATTGTTGATTAAtgcaaaataattaattagatgATATCATTCTTGTCATAGAAATTAcccccttgatttgtatttcatttgtggaaTTCTAAGTGGAGTGGGAGCCCCTGTAATATTCAACCAACACTAATGGATGTCAAATAACAAATAGAAGACGCTTcttcccttgttttcataatcacCTCTATGGAAAGACCATAAAAAGTTGAAAGGAGGTGGAATACTTGTATCAACGTTGAAGCATTTCCTAATGCTCAAGGAAGGCTCAACAAATGTAGCTGAATGAATTAAGGAACTCGAAAGAGTGTTTGTATTATGGTTATTGGGTCAAACATTCTTTCATAACTCAACCACTGTTTCTCATGTTGGTTGGCTTGAAGTGTTACAAGATATTGATAGTGCACTAAATTATAGATTGGGGGTCTACAATTTTAGCATAATTGTACAAGGCCCTCGATGCATCATCCataacactacaccaaattctggaTTTAGCAACCTAGATTAGCAACATCGCTAAAGCTGTTGCTAATTCGCGACTAAGAATAGCAGTTGCGAAACTTTGGCAACAGTTAATTTCTGTTGCGAAACTCGCAACTGCTCCTTTTCTGTTGCTACTAGCAACTGCGGAAAATTCACGCATGTCACTCGTCTGTGTGCCAAGTAACACTTACTGTTATTTTTCTACCCTCACTTAAACCATTTTGAATCAGATAGATGATTCCACCCTAAGACCCATAATTTCTCTAACCCAAGACTTTTAGAAAACTGATCCCTTCCTTATCCCTTCTCTATTTTCTCATTCATTCTCTCATTTTCTAAATTCATTCTCTCTATTCGGccgtaagaagaagaaaaacaagaggaagaagagatgggAGCAGTAGCTGGTGGTGAAGAAAAAGATATTGGTGCACAGATCGCACCTATCATTAAACTTGAAAAAGTTTACAACTGGTGAAGAAGCTCTTATCTAAATCTCGGTGATTTAGTTTTCTAATtcaaatttgatttgatttttttttgtttattggtTTGATTTTTCGTTGTTGATTTTCTGTAGAAAAGAGAAATTGTACcgatttgataaaaataaaaatcaatagaAAGAGGAGTTGGAACTTTGAAGCTTCTTAAACATAAACAGACTGGGAAAGTTGGGTTGGTTATGAGACAATCTAAGCCATTCAAGATCTGTGCTAATCATCtaggtttatttttcttttttgtttctgaaTTGATTTTGGTTCTATTTGAGGTGTTGATTTGATTTGTGAGATTTGATTTCAagttcagaagaagaagaagaagaaggaaaggaTTGCGTGAAATCTGAACCCTAAATTCCCAATTTTAGGGTTCTTTTTCTATATGAAGCCCCAAATGATTATATCTTGATATCTTCATCTGAAGGTGTCTGAGTTTCAATTTTGATTCATTCACGAGTATTGGAATGGATTTTTGGGGCCAAATTTAATTATTAAAGAAGTTGAAACCTGAGTTTATATTAGGGTTTGTTTTATTTATGGATGAAATGAAGGTTTTGAGATAGATAGATTTTAAAATTCATTTATTTTGATGATTCATTTTGTGCACTGAGGAAGATTTTGGAAAGATGCTTTTGagcttattttttttttaacttaagagCGAAGTTAAAATCAGATTTGTGATTGATTGGTTGGTTTTTGAGATTTTGGGGGTTTTCAAAATGCCGCTGCTTAGTAGAAGTGGCTGTGTATAATTGATCTTTGGAGTGTAATAGCGTAGAATCCTTCCTCTTACTTTCgcagtttctttttcttctttaatcaAGTTGACCACATTCACAATCTACCGCCATTTTTTTTGTCTTTGCAGCCTAATTTGGTCTTCCATGATGTATTTACTCCACTTCAGGCATCCATCCGTACCGAGTCTTGGAAATGTGCAGAGCATTTAATTACTGAAGGTAAAAAGATTTCCTTGCATTCTATTCGACTTTATTAACTTCTATTTGGACTAGTTTGAATTATCCACTGTCACTTTTCAATACACTTTATGTAAACTTTCTCCTTTTCCCTATTCAAGTAATGTTTCTTTTCCTTGATTTCCAATCTATATTAGGAAACTTTCCATGTTTCTTTTGGTTCCATTTCTTCTGAGTGTCTCATAAAGGACTTTGTACAACAGTACAAGTGACGATTTTGTTCTCATCATATACATGGATATCGAGGGATCGTTTTGAGTCTGCTTGTCATTGTGGCATGGGGTGCCTCAATCGATTGTTAAGTTTATATATATACCCAACATAacttttacttttatatcttttgaTATCTCTGTAGGCAGGTGCTGACCAAAATTTTGGACCAGAGGGAGTTAAAGATTTGCTACTTGCAGCACCTGAAGGGATAACACAAATCGTCAAGCTACTGGTTGAAGCTGGTGGAGATCCAAATGTGACAAATATCGTAAGCTAATTATAGTTTGGGTCTGCTAATTTAGTGGATATGATCTCTTATAACTAACCTAAATTGTACTTGAAAGTTAAGTGTGGTACTAAATGAGCATTCATTCTACCTTATAACGCTCCATTGGTTATTCTCAGAAGAATGATCaaaggggttatcttgttgaCTGCGTCCTTGAACTAGAGAGGCGCAACTATCTTTAACCTGTGTTTAGATTTTTATCGACTTCTCTTAATAATAAAAAAGGCAATGGTATACTGTGAAATGATTCGTTCTGTCATATGGTTGTATGGCTTATGAATTTCAACTTTTTCATGTCGCAGCATGGACTAAAACCAATAGAGGCTGTAGCTGTTCACAATCATCGCCGTACTATTGAGATTCTTTTACCTGTGACTTCTCCTATTCCATCATATGTGGACTGGATCATAAATGGAATAATAAAGCATGTAAATTCTAAGGAGTTCGAAAAAAAGGTATATACAATTTGTCTTTCTTTGAGGTTTTTGATAGTGACTCGACATTTTAGACCAAATGACTTTACTACCTTCTCATTGGCATACTGTTAATCAAATGTTACTAGCTCCTACGCTCTAGATTAATATTAGGTTTGCAGTATGTATGGCATACAAGTGCCGTTCCTATCTTCaaatttcttgtttttgttggcATTCAGAAGTTTCATACTCAGAAATGGAAGCTCATACTTGTAGAGTTCATAATAACTTTTCAAGCAAATATATTGTATTAAATCTTTGTTGTTGATAGATGACTCGAAAAGCAAATGAGACTTTTCTTGAGGAAAAATCAAGAGGCGCCAGCGCATTACAAAGAAAGGAGTACTGGCTGGCAGTATATTGGTACTCAGAGGTACATTTTCTTTAACCCGAAACGATAAGATTAAGCGCGTAAATGAAttttaattcaaacaacacattAATTGATAGGTAAAATACAATTCCGTGTTGAGATATCAACACGGACTTCATTAGTGAATCCCAAGACCAGTTTGGTAATTCTCTACAATTATCTAGAGTATATGGTCAGTAGATAGATAGCTAGAATTATCTAGAATATGTAAACAAATAAAGTTAGTACCTAGAATTATCTAGGCTGAGCTAGTGGGTTCCTAGAGAACTATTCTAGATACTGTTGTTGGATGTGTTGTTGCAATACTTCATGGAGAGAACTTGAATGACCAATGTAGCTGGTGCCATTATGTTAACTGCATTCCTTCCAGATGGTGTGGCTGTAATGTGAAAGCTTTGCTGTCGTGCAAGGTAAGCATTTAGGACTTTTAACTTTCAACTGTTGACGATGCGGCGCAGTATGCCCATACTGTGCAACAAGACAATAACAGAACTTGTGCACCTCAGATCTTGTTTAGTGACACTAGAAACTGCTGACGTAAGATTTATACTTATAAAGCATTGCTGAGAAAGTGAATTTATTATAAATTCATATCAACACCAAGCACCAGCATTAAGAAATTTGGTACACATTAGCTACTTCTTATCCCTCTGCACCAAAATATATGATTAGTTTGCGAAGTGTCACATTGTGGGAAGTTGTACCATACTTTACCTTGAGACAACCTTTATTGGGTTATAAATGACGAAATACACGTATGTTGTTATTTCTCATATAACTTCTGTTGATTCAATCTCATTTTCTATAGCCCATACTAATTCTGGTCGCACTTGTGCAGGTTAGTAAAACTGCGAACCAATCGATTCTAACATGTAAAAGTAACAGGAAGTCTAGGGTGCACACTTTCACAAACTTATCAAAAGCGGGGATAAGGAACCTGTGTAGTGAGATATGCTACTAAGCCTGCTGAACATTTTATGATATTTGT
The nucleotide sequence above comes from Papaver somniferum cultivar HN1 chromosome 8, ASM357369v1, whole genome shotgun sequence. Encoded proteins:
- the LOC113305912 gene encoding uncharacterized protein LOC113305912, coding for MGAVAGGEEKDIGAQIAPIIKLEKNPSSYFRSFFFFFNQVDHIHNLPPFFLSLQPNLVFHDVFTPLQASIRTESWKCAEHLITEGADQNFGPEGVKDLLLAAPEGITQIVKLLVEAGGDPNVTNIHGLKPIEAVAVHNHRRTIEILLPVTSPIPSYVDWIINGIIKHVNSKEFEKKMTRKANETFLEEKSRGASALQRKEYWLAVYWYSEVSKTANQSILTCKSNRKSRVHTFTNLSKAGIRNLCSVIFISIQLEQEFGSFCSEDRDNLLMRRFYW